A window of the Streptomyces sp. NBC_01351 genome harbors these coding sequences:
- a CDS encoding M16 family metallopeptidase produces MGHTATAQAGSGGLTATEHRLANGLRVVLSEDHLTPVAAVCLWYDVGSRHEVKGRTGLAHLFEHLMFQGSKQVPGNGHFELVQGAGGSLNGTTSFERTNYFETMPTHQLELALWLEADRMGSLLAALDDESMENQRDVVKNERRQRYDNVPYGTAFEKLTALAYPEGHPYHHTPIGSMADLDAASLEDARTFFRTYYAPNNAVLSVVGDIDPEQTLAWVEKYFGSIPAHDGKQPPRDGSLPEIIGEQLREEIVEEVPARALMAAYRLPHDGTRECDAADVALTILGGGESSLLHNRLVRRDQTAVAAGFGMLRLAGAPSLGWLDVKTSSGVEIPAIEAAVDEELARFAAEGPTAEEMERAQAQLEREWLDRLSTVAGRADELCRFAVLFGDPQLALTAVQRVLDITAEEVQAVAAARLRPDNRAVLVYEPLPGSEESAESDESDENEGAEQ; encoded by the coding sequence ATGGGTCACACGGCCACAGCTCAGGCCGGCTCCGGCGGCCTGACAGCGACCGAGCACCGGCTGGCCAACGGCCTGCGCGTGGTGCTTTCCGAGGACCACCTGACTCCGGTCGCCGCGGTCTGCCTGTGGTACGACGTCGGCTCGCGCCATGAAGTCAAGGGGCGTACGGGCCTTGCTCACCTCTTCGAGCACCTGATGTTCCAGGGCTCGAAGCAGGTACCGGGCAACGGCCACTTCGAGCTGGTCCAGGGCGCCGGCGGCTCTCTCAACGGCACCACCAGCTTCGAGCGCACCAACTACTTCGAGACGATGCCGACCCACCAGCTGGAGCTCGCGCTCTGGCTGGAGGCGGACCGGATGGGCTCGCTGCTGGCCGCCCTGGACGACGAGTCCATGGAGAACCAGCGCGACGTCGTCAAGAACGAGCGCCGCCAGCGGTACGACAACGTCCCGTACGGCACGGCGTTCGAGAAGCTGACCGCCCTCGCCTACCCGGAGGGCCACCCCTACCACCACACCCCGATCGGCTCCATGGCCGACCTGGACGCCGCGTCCCTGGAGGACGCGCGCACCTTCTTCCGTACGTACTACGCGCCCAACAACGCGGTGCTGTCGGTCGTCGGGGACATCGACCCCGAGCAGACGCTCGCCTGGGTCGAGAAGTACTTCGGCTCCATCCCCGCGCACGACGGCAAGCAGCCGCCCCGTGACGGCTCGCTGCCCGAGATCATCGGCGAGCAGCTGCGCGAGGAGATCGTGGAGGAGGTTCCGGCGCGCGCGCTGATGGCCGCCTACCGGCTCCCGCACGACGGCACCCGCGAGTGCGACGCCGCCGACGTGGCGCTGACCATCCTGGGCGGCGGGGAGTCCTCGCTGCTGCACAACCGGCTGGTACGCCGCGACCAGACGGCCGTCGCAGCCGGCTTCGGCATGCTGCGCCTGGCGGGCGCGCCCTCGCTGGGCTGGCTGGACGTCAAGACCTCCAGCGGGGTCGAGATCCCCGCCATCGAGGCGGCCGTGGACGAGGAGCTCGCGCGGTTCGCCGCCGAGGGCCCGACGGCCGAGGAGATGGAGCGCGCCCAGGCGCAGCTGGAGCGCGAGTGGCTGGACCGGCTGAGCACGGTGGCCGGCCGCGCCGACGAACTGTGCCGTTTCGCGGTGCTGTTCGGCGACCCGCAACTGGCGCTGACCGCCGTCCAGCGGGTCCTCGACATCACCGCCGAGGAGGTGCAGGCCGTGGCCGCGGCCCGACTGCGCCCCGACAACCGCGCGGTGCTGGTCTACGAGCCGCTGCCGGGCTCCGAGGAGTCCGCCGAGTCCGACGAGTCCGACGAGAACGAGGGGGCGGAGCAGTGA